DNA sequence from the Sulfurimonas sp. HSL3-7 genome:
AAAGGCCAAATGCCTGCCGCGTTCAATCCGGCGTTTCGGGGTGATGCCGTCGCAAAAAGGTGCCGTCACGGAGGCGGAACTCTCCCTGATCGCCGACTACCTCTACGACAACTTCCCGTCGAAAGGCTTTCGCCACAGCCGTTGAGGCTGCCGTAGCACATTTCAAGGATCAGCGTACAAAATGGGCCATGAAGCCTCTCTCGTCGCGTGTGATCTCGATTTCGGAGGCGTCCAGGGCCATGACCCCTGCTACCAGCCGTTTTGCCGCATCGGGCACGCTGTGGCGTTTGATGCGCTCCTGCCACTGCGGGTCGCGCAGCGCCATCTTCGCAAATACCTCCTTTTTTATTTCGGCATTGCCGAAACCGCCGCCGATAAAGGCGTGACCGCCAGGACGCAGTACACGCAAGATCTCTGCAACCGCTTTTTCCGGCGTGTTCCAAAACGGGAAGGAACCCCTGCTGATCACAAGGTCGACGCTTGCGTCGGGGAGTCCGATGGCATGGACATCGCTGCAGAGTGTCGAAGTACGTTCGGCGAGGCCGCAGCCCTGTGCATGGTTTTCGGCGAGTTCGAGCATCGCCTCAGAAATGTCAAGATAGGTGACGCAGAAGCGGCTCTGCTGCGCCAGGGCTCTGCCGAGCCAGCCGCTGCCGCAGCCGAGGTCGAGGCAGTGCCCCTCCTGCATGCCGCAGCTCTCCAGGATCCTGCCGGCCATAACGGGGTAGAGCGGGGCAAAGACCTCTCTTGCGATCGCATCGAAACGCTGCGGTGCCCCTGTTTTACGCATCGCCATCAGAATGCCAGCCTGTAGCTGGCACCGACGACACGCCCCATGCTGGGAAAACCGTAGATCGATTCGTAATCGTCATCGGCAAGGTTGCGTGCATAGAGCTGCACTTTGTTGTCGACACTGAGGGCCCTGAATGCGTATCCGAGTGAGAGATCGACGTTGGTGTAGCCGCCGGCGTCGCCGGTACCGGCTTTGTTGACCGTTTCAAACCGGTCGACATAATAGGCGCCAAGCGTCGCTTCATAGCCGTTCTGACGGTAGCTGACGACCCCGTTGAAGGTGGAGTTCGGGATGCGGTTGTCGAGAAGCTCGTCGTTGTTGGCGTTGTAGCTGTAGGAGAGCTGGTACGAGAGGTGAGAGAGCGTTCCCGCCAGCGCCAGCTCCGCACCGTACTCATGCCAGCTTTTGTCGCTGTAGACGTTGACCAGTTCGGTCGGATCTTCAGGATCAGGGTGCTGCGATGAGACGTAGGGCGCGTCCATGACATTGAGGAAATAGAGGCTGAGGCGCGGTCTGAGAAATACAAAACTGCTGTTCTCCCAGCCTCCTTCGATGTTATAACGTCTGCTGGCAGGGAGGGAAGAGCTGTCTTCGGTCTCGACATCGGGTGCGTTCTGGGTGCTAAGCCGGGATCGGATGAAGAGCGCACTGCTTTTTGTATAGTCCCATCGTCCCCCGACCGCGACCGCCATGACAGGCTCGTAACTCTGGTCTTCGATGCGCACTTTTTTCGGCCCGATCTGTTCGTACCCGATATCGATCCACGTTTTGTCTACGCGCAGACCGGCATCAAGGCTGAACGCACCGAGCTGCCACTCGTCCTGGATAAAGATACCGGCGGTACGCTCTTTTTTCTCCCATCCGGTATAAAAGTATTCGCCGGTCGGGGTATGCCACCAGATCCCTTCGAGACCGGCACGCAGGGTATGGTCGCCCAACGAGACGGCGTGATCGAGCCGCAGATCATCGAAGTTCTCGCGCTGCTCCTCTGTCGCATGGTAGTCGGGGTCGCTCCACTTTTCCTGCTGCAGCTGGGAATTAAGATAGCTGTGGGCATAGGAGAGCGATGTGACGCCGTAAGAAGAGGTGTAGCCCAGTTTGGCAGAGCCCTCCGCGATCCGCATCGGGTCATAGCTCCATTTGGCGTCGCTCACCCCCGGGGTGGTGCTTCGCTGCAGCTCCTGGACCGTATCCGTGAGAAAGGCCTGTGCGTCGAAAGTCCAATTGCCGAAGAAGAGCCCGCCTTTGGCATAGAGTGAACGTTTTTCAAAGCCGGTCGTCCAGTCTGGGTCACCGTTGCTCTTGTCATAGTCGGCGATGAAGTTCAGGTAGCCGTTCTCGCCGAGCGTGCCTGCCATCGCGTTGACATGTTTTCGGTCGAAACTCTCCCCCTGCAGCAGCAGGGTCCCCTCACTGCTTATGGAGGGAAGTCTTGTTTCGATAACAAGGTAGCCGGCATCATCGCCGCCGATCAGACCACCGGTTCCGTTGGGAAGCGGTCCCAGGTTCAACGTAGCAGAATCCCGAACGATGCGGATGCGTTCGATCGCTTCGACCGGAAGGGTGGCAAGTATCCTGCTGGTGACAGCGGCAGGGATGTAGATTCCGTCGATAATGATCCCCAGAGAGCGGTTGCCCCGGACTTTGACCCATGCAGGGGCTTTGCGCCCCTGTCTCTGGATAAAAACAGAGCTGGCATACTGCAGCACATCAAAGATATCGGAGGGGTTCAGGGCCTCGATCGTCTCGCGGGTGATGGTCTCTTCAAGCGTTGAAGCGCTTTTCGGTAGCGAGGTGTTACGCGATGGGACGATGCCTTCGGACGATACCGTAATCGGAGCAGTGGCAACATCGACACTCCCAAGGGGGACGGTGGTTCCGCCGTAAAGCAGTGCCGACGCCGACAGACTGATCACATATAGTTTTCGCATAGATTTCCTTTTTGTCTCCCGTTTTCGATGCATCTGTATGTCTGCTGCTTTTTAGCATGGCTGTCAGAAAAGAGAATATTTACGGACACATCGCTGATGGGTAGATGGGTATATAACGCAGAGAAGAGCCTCCAGGCTAAAAGCCATTTCATTATATAAATGAAAATATAACGTTTGGATTGTTAAGGCGTTCTTAACTCTGTATAGAGTCATAAACACAAGAGGTGGACCATTTAGTCCTTTCGGAAGGGAAACAGTGCTGTTTTATTCTATTTGCATCACAGAATAAATACAACATGAATAAAAGTGGACTGTAACTAGGGAAAAAGGCCTTTCGCGATGTTTTTGTTGAGTTCGGGTATGTTCAGTGACTGAAAGGAGAATATACGGGAATAAGGCCCATCGCGCAAAGGATCGGGGGTAATATATAATGAAAAGGTTCCTCGTTGACATGCTGTCATTTTCATTATATATTAAAAAATATAACGATTAGAATATTAAAGTTTGCTGAATCTTTATTTTTAGACATATATTTACGCTTCCCTCCTTCTGCAAAATGAAAAAAATAGAGATCTGGCTGATATCGTTGGTTTGATTGTAAATCGTCATTTTTTACTTACGGCCTTACATTAATAATGGAAATGAAACGCTCAGGCGCTGTCTGTAAAAAATTATGCCCTCCGGCTGGTGTGGATTGCATTTCCTTATATAATCGTGTATACTACGTAAAAGATTTTTTTGACGTCAGTCACATGGTAAATGTGGTTGTTGCAAGTAAAAAAAAGTAAGGCAGTGGTATGGAAAATGCACTTGAAGGTAGACTCTGGATCAGTAAAGCGGACCACAGTTTTCTGGGACAGGGACGGATAGAGCTGTTGCGACAGATCGGCGAGACAGGTTCAATCTCAAAAGCGGCGAAAGCGATGAAGATGAGCTACAAAGCTGCCTGGGATGCCGTGGATGCGATGAACAACCTTGCCGAAGCACCGCTTGTCGAGCGTTCGACAGGCGGAAAGGGCGGCGGTGGTACCCGGCTGACACCGTACGGCAGGGAGATCATCGAGACCTATACGGTGCTGCATGAAGAGCATCAGCGTTTCCTTAACAACCTCTCCCTGCGTATCAATACACAGGAGGGGCACCTGCGTCTGCTTGAGCGGATGACAATGCGCGTCAGCGCCAGAAACCAGCTCTTGGGAAGTGTCGTCAAGATCCATAAAGGGGCGGTTCACAGTGAAGTGGTGCTGCGTCTTAAGGGTGAGGATACGATCACTGCCATCATCACCAACGACTCGATCAAGTCGCTCGACCTTCAGATCGATACCGAGGCGTATGCGCTTTTCAAAGCGGGATCGGTCATACTGAGTACGGATCTTGATCTGGCGATCAGTACCCGTAACCGCTTTGAAGGGACGGTGGAGCGCATCGAGCGTGGAAGCATCAACAGCGAGGTGATCGTCAATCTCAAGGGGGGCAATACGATCTGCTCCACCGTGACCAACGAGTCGCTCGATGAACTGCAGCTGAGTGAAGGGAAGCCGGTCGTTGCCCTCTGCAAGGCGAGTAATATCATTCTTGGCCTTCAGTAGAGGGCCTTTTTTTTGGTATAGCGTTATATATTAAAATATATTATGAGCTGACAATGAAAAACAAAAACCGACAAAAAGGAGGAAGAGTATCACAATCCGGACAGAGAACTTGCAGCGGCAACTGCAAGCAAGGCGCTTTGATATAAGCTGCAATCAGTATAACAAAAAAAGATAAGAAAAGAAAGGAATCCGATGAATAACATAATAACAGGTGCGGGCATATTGGCCGTAGCACTGCTTTTGACGTCGAATGTATCTGGGAATGAGGAACTTCCGAAGCGTACACTCAAGACCAACTACCAGGAGGTCTATAACGAGAATCCGGGTTCTGCGAAGAGCTTTACGGAAATGTTTTCAGAGGGGATGTTCTACGGGCGTCTGCGTTCGAACACCTTCTACTACAACTGGAAAAAAGAGAGCGACACGCAGAAAAACCACCTTGTCAGCGGCCTCGGCGGATCGCTGATCTACAAGAGTGCAGCGCTGGACGGCTTTGATTTTGGCGGAGGACTCTACTACTCGCGCGCCTTTTTTGACAGCACGGATGACCCTGTCGGCAGCTTGAAACCGGGCAAAGATGTGTTGAGCCGTTATGACTATGCCAATACGGGGAACAAGTCGATGGGTACCCTTGGTCAGGCTTATGTGCGCTACCGCGGTATCCCTCAGACCCAGATTATCGCCGGTCGTCAGCTGGTGGAGACCTTCTATACCAAGTCCAACGATACCAAGATGATTCCGAACACTTTCGACGGTCTGGTCGTCGAGACGAAAGTGATCCCGGACACCGGTGTCAAACTCGCCTACCTTTATCAGCAGAAGCTGCGTGACCATACCCAGGCACACTCGGTGCTGATGTACGGCGATGCCAATTCAACCTCTTCAGTGAGTCCGAACTGGAGCGAGAATGACGACTCGGCGATGCACAAAGGGCTCACCTATACCCGTTTAAAAGAGGCCGGTGTCAGCACGAAAGCACCGCTGATCGTCGGTGATCTTCACAACCAGTCGGTTGCGAACCTGAAGCTCGACGCCTCGTTTTACGCGGTACCGGAGCTGGTCTCGGAGGTAATGGCCGAGGCAAACTACAAGATCGGCATGGGGAGTTTCTCCCTGACGCCGGGTGTGCGCTACATCAAACAGTTTGACAACGGCGCGGGCGAGATCGGCGGGGCTTCCTACAGTGGAAAACTGGCCGGTCTGAGTGGCGAGAGTGGTGGTTACAAAGAGGCAGACTCGCTTGATTCACAGATGGTCGCGGCGCGTCTGGTCGGAAGCTATGGCCTCTACAAGCTCAACCTCGGCTATTCGCAGGTCTTTGACGAGGCCGACTTGATCACTCCGTGGCGTGGTTTCCCGACGGCAGGCTACACCCGTTCGATGGCGCGTTACAACTGGATGGCAAACACCAAAAGCTACCGTATCGAGCTGCAGCGAAATGCCAACAAGAAGGGGATCTACACCGACCTCTTTATCCAGGCCTCGATCCTTCATACCGATGCGGATGAGAGTAAGGGTTACTTTGACGAGAACTTCTACTACGTCGGCTTTGTGCAGAATGTTCCGGCTCTTATCGAGCTGCAGTGGCGCCTGAGACTGGGCTATACCGACACCGAAAAAACCGATGCGGACAGCCTTGACGGCCGTTTCGAACTTAACTACCTGTTCTAAAAGGAAAAACAGTGAAAATCAGTGCAAGAAATCAGATAGAAGCGGCTGTTACGGCGGTCGAAAAGGGTGCGGTGAATGCCGCCGTGACGCTGAAAGCGCCGATGGGTACCGAACTATCGGCAATCATCACCAACCAGAGTGCAGAGATGCTGGGGCTGGAAGCAGGTCAGTATGTGACAGGTTTTTTCAAAGCCTCGCACGTTCTGATCGCGATCGGTGGGATACCGAACATCAGTGCCCGTAACAAACTGAAGGGCAGCGTCGTTAAGATCACAAAAGGCGCTGTCAACAGCGAGATCGATGTCAAGCTTGTCAGCGGCGATATTATTGTGGCGATTATTACAAATGAGGCTGTAACCGACTTGTCTTTGAAAGAGGGCAGCGAAGTGTTCGCGATCATCAAATCGACCGACGTTATGATCGCAAAATAAGAGGAGGAGAAGAAAATGAAAAAGTCTTTATTAGCACTGCTATTTGCCGCGGCAACCCTTGCCGCAGGCGAGATCAACATCGCGGTGGCGGCCAATGTCAGCTACGCCATCGATGAACTGAAGGCGGAATTCGCCAAGAGCCATCCTGATACCAAGGTGCAGGTGACGCTCGGCAGCAGCGGAAAACTGACGGCGCAGATCAAAAACGGTGCCCCTTACGGCCTCTTTATGGCGGCCAATATGAAGTACCCGCAGGCCCTTTACAGCGACAAGGTCGCCGTAACGGAGCCGGTGGTCTATGCGCAGGGGGCACTGGCCTACCTGAGCGTCAAGAAGCAGAATTTCGCAGAGGGGATCACGCTGCTTGGAAGCGACAAGATCGGTAAGATCGCCGTTGCCAACCCCAAGACGGCCCCTTACGGCAAGGCGGCAATCGAGGCGATGAAGAACGGCGGGGTCTACGAGAAAGCCAAAGAAAAATTCGTCTTTGCCGAATCGATCTCACAGACCGTCACCTATGCGATCACGGCGGCCGACATCGGTCTGATCGCCAAGTCCTCGCTCTACAGCGACAAGATGACACAGTACAAAGAGGGGGTGAACTGGGCGGCGGTCGATCCCAAGCTCTATACGCCGATCAAACAGGGGATCGTCCTGCTTAAAAACAGTGAAGGCAACGGCGAATACCGGGCCTTTTACGACTTTATCCTGAGTGCCAAGGCGAAGGCGATCCTGAAAGCGTACGGGTACATAGTAGAATGAACAAGATCAGTGCGAGCGTAACGTCTATCGAGAGCGTTGACAGTGTCAGTATTGTCAGCTTTGATGCCGCCGGCCAGCCGATGCGGATGATGTCGCTTGAGCTTGACGGCATGCTTGCGGCAGGCGACAGCGTGACCCTGGGCGTCAAAGCCTCGAGTATTGCTCTGGCCAAAGTGCTGGAGGGGGAGTTCAGTATCTCCAACCGTCTTGAGTGTGCGGTCGAAAGTCTGACGGAGGGGCAGCTGCTCTGCAGCGTAAAGCTCCGTTTCGGCAAGGCCCTGCTCGAGAGTGTCATCACCCGCGAATCTGCAGAGCGTCTGCACCTGCAGGTCGGCGATACCGTTACCGCACTGATCAAGGCCAGTGATGTCTCGATTCTTGAAACGATCAGATAGACGAAACCGCGCGGGGTTCTTCGCGGCGGCTGCGGTCGCATCGCTGGCCGGTCTCATCGGGCTGGGCGGCGCGGAGTTCCGGCTGCCCATCCTCAAAGCACTCTTTCGTCTACCGTCGCTGAAGGCGGTCATCTTCAACAAAGCCACGTCGCTGGTCGTCGTCTTTTTCGCCCTTTTTTTCCGTATGCACGAGATATCGTTCGGTATGCTGGCCGATCATACTTCGATCATCCTCAACCTCCTTGGCGGCAGCCTGATCGGCGCATGGGTCTCGGCCGGTATCGCGATGCGTATATCGGAGCAGACCCTCGATGCGGTGATCATGGTGCTTCTTTTGGCAATGGCTGCTGTTCTTCTGCTTGACCAGACCTCCTTTATGCAGAGAGAAGAGCTCTTTTTCGAAACGCTGTGGGCGCGTACCTTGGCGGGTGTCACGGCTGGTTTTTTTATCGGGATGGTCGCGGCGGTGCTCGGTGTTGCCGGGGGAGAACTGCTTATTCCGACGATCGTTTTGCTCTACGGCGTCGATATCAAGCTGGCAGGAAGCCTTTCGCTGGCGGTCAGCCTGCCGACGATGCTGGTGGGCTTTTTCCGTTACAGCAGGGGCGCCGCTTTCGAGGTACTTTCCCAGGAGCGGGGGCTTCTGATTTCTATGGTGGTGGGCTCCATCGTCGGTGCCGGCATCGGAGCGCTGCTGCTCGGTGTTGTCCCGGCCGGGTTACTGACCGTGGGCCTTTCGCTGCTGCTTATACTCTCTGCGATCAAGATTTTCAGGCACAAAACGGCCTAGCATCTCCCGCGATCGGGAGGCTTTTTCTGACCAATTTTTCTCATTTCTAATAGTTGTTTTTTTTCTGCAGGATGTTCAGGAAGAAAAAGAGCACCAGGGCGATGCTTGTCAATACGCCGCTTAGCTGCCATGCGAGATCGTATTCGCCGTCTATGACGGCGTTGTAGAGCGCAAGCGAGATGGTGTCGGTCTCTCCGATGATGTTGCCGCCGAGTATTAGGGTGATGCCCACCTCGCCAAGTGCCCTCGCCGAGGCGATCAGCAGGGCGGCGATCAGACTGCGTTTGATGCTCGGCAGTATGACGGCAAAAAGCGTCTGCATCTCCCCCTTACCGCTGATGAAAGAGGCTTCGACGATCGGCTTCGGGAAGTGCTCTATGGCGGACTGGAGGGGTTTGACCATCAGCGGGAGGCCGGCGATGAAACCGGCGATGACGAGGGCCGGAAACTCGAAGATAACGGTGATGTCAAACTCCCCCAGAAAAGCGCCTATCACGCCGTCGCGCCCCAGCAGTATCAGCAGGAAAAAGCCGAGTGCGATCGGCGGAAAGACGAGGGGCATCGTGATGACGCTCTCAAACAGCCATTTGAACCGCAGGTCCTCTTTGGCGAGATAATAGGCGGCGGGTATGCCGACAAGAAGAAAGAGGGTACTGCAGACCATGACCGTTTTCAGACTCAGCAGCAGCGGTCCGATGATCTGTCCCATCTCGATCGTCACAGGCCGTACTTTTTGAATATTTCACGGGCCCGCTCACCCCGCAGGTAGTCGAGGAAGGTCTGGCAGTCTCTGCTGCGGCTGCATTCGGGCAGAGTGCCCGCGACAATGTCGATCTTCTCATAGTACTGCTGCGGTATGACCAGGTAGCCGCCGAGCTTCTTCTCGTTTGCGAGCGCCGCGGTCAGGTTGATGAGCCCGGCATCGACCTCGTTGGCCACCAGGTAGGCGGTGACCTGCGGAACGGTTGCGACAATACGAAGTCTCTCTTTGACCGTTTCGTAGAGGCCGCTGCGCTGCAGGAACGTCTCTGCGGCGATGCCGTAGATCGCCTTGGAGGGCTTGGCAATGGCAATGGCACGGACACGTTCCTGCGCAAGGTCGCTGCAGGCCGTCAGGGCGGTATTTTTGGGGTAGGCAAGCACCAGTTTGCCGCTTCCGAGACTTGTGAACCCGTCAAAGGCGAGGCCGCTCTGGTCACTGAGGTAGTTACGGTCGCCGATCAGAAGAGCGATATCGGTGTGTTTTGCCTGAACGGAGATCTGTCTGACATTGCCGAAAATGGCCTTGACAGGGGAACCTCCCTCCTGCCGATAGGCTTTTATGACCTCCTGTAGGGGCTTTTTGTAGCCGGCCGCCGCCGCTATTTTGATCTTCTGTTCAGCATAGAGAAGCGTGCCGGCAAGGGTGAAGAGAAAAAGAAGGCGTCGCATCTTCTCCGCCTAGAACTTGAGCGCTATACCGGCATAGACACCGAAAGGCGCCCCGGCCTGATAGCTGGTCTTTGTCGTGTTGGCCGCGAGCGCATTGTCCGGTGTGATGATGGATGAGATGTACTGGCGGTTGAAGAGGTTGGTCATCGTCACCCTGAAGGTCGCCTCTTTGAACGCCCAGAGTTTTTTATAGGTGTAGGAACCATCGATATCGACCAGTGTCGCTCCGGAGATCTTCTGGGTATTGTCCACATCGCCGTAGCGCTCGGAGTAGTAACGCAGCGAAGGGGTCAGCTGCCACCCGCCCTCGTGGTAGGTCACGGCCGCGTTGGCCATATATTTCGGGGCGTCTGGGATCTGGTTTCCCTTGATGGATGCAGTCTTGGTCGCACCGGTCTGGAGGTCCTCCGTATAGTAGTAGCGGTTGTACGAGCCGCTTACCATGAAATCAAGGTAGCTCGTCGCGGCACCGCTGGCGGTCAGTTCGAAGCCGTAGCTCATCGCATCGGCGTTGTTGGTCGGATAGACGACATCATATTCGGCATCATACAGACTTGCCTGCTTACCGGTGACACGGGTGAAGAAGAGGTTCGGATTGAGGGTGATCCCCCCGGTGTTATACGTCATCCCCAAATCAAAGTTGTCGGAGAGCTCGGGCTGCTGTTTGTCCCATAACTGCTGCAGTGAGATCCCTTTTGCCGCGAAGTTCTGTCCCTGTTTCTGGTTGGAGACATAGAACGGGAAGAGATTGACATCGTAACCGTAGCTTCTTGTATAGTCGGTATAGAAGTGCAGGTTCTCCTGAGGTGCGTAGGCGAGGTAGAGACTCGGCAGCCACTCTCTGTAAATCTTTGCGTCAACGCTTGAGAGCGGATCGATCGAGCCGTTTTTGTAGTTGTCTATCCCTGCCAGTCTGAAGTTCAGGTAGCGCAGCCCCGCGACATAGGAGAAACCGCTATTTTCGCCGGAAAACTCGATGAAAGGGGAATTGAACTCATGATAATCGGTCTCGGCCTGAATGGCGGTCTTTGTATAGACAGGTGTTCCGCTGCTGACGTCATAGAGCTCCTGGTCGGTCGGCGGTCCCGGAGGCTGCTGCCAGTGCATCCAGTAGCCGAGTTTGAGGCGCAGGGCTTCGAGAATCTTCTGCTCGTACTGCGCCACGCCGCCGAAGAGGTCATGGTCGATCTGCCAGTGTTTGACAGCGGTGTTGGCCGGATTTGAAGGGGCGGTATCGAACCAGTACTCCCCTTTGTCATGGAGGTAGTAGGGCTTGAAACTGACTTTGGAGCCCTCTGCAAAGGCGTACTCTATGTTGGCCATTACGGCCGTGTCCTCGAACTTCTGCTTGTTGTAATCGGCATAGGCGGCTTTTGTAGCGTCCTTGCCGTAGTCCTTGTCGTAATAGGTGTCGAGGTCGCTGGCCTCCTCATACGTCATCTGGTAGTAGTTGTTATGGGTATCTTTGTTCATGATGACATAGAGTTCGCTCTTGAAGCGGTCGTTCGGGGTATAGGCAAATCCCAGCATCCCGTTATAGCGCTCAAGGTCGCCGTCACCCTTCCATTTGTCCCCCTGGGTGTAGGAGAAGGAGCCGAAGGCCGACACATCGCCCATTTTACCCGTGTCCACCCGCATAAAAGTGCGTGCGGCGTTGTCGCTTCCCGCCATCTGCGAGAGCTGGACGGCAAAGCTGTTTTTCGGCCTATCGATGATCAGGTCGACCTTGCCGATAAGATTGGAGAAGCCGAGACTTTTGTCCACCGGCATGTAACCTTTGTAGAGGTCGACATAGGCGAAGTTTTCCATGTCGTAGATGGTTTTTCCTCCGCCGGGATTGCTGTTTAACGGCAGCCCTTCGACCGTGAGCACACCGCCGGGCCCCGACTGGTTTTTACCGCGGATGCGCATCGGGTCGTGGAAGGAGCTCTCGTTCGAGCCGAAGGCATCCACCGAATTGAAACTGACGGAAGGGGACATGTTGATCCCCTTCAGCGCCGATGTGTTGGCTTGCGCTGAAAATGTTTTGATCCCCGCTTCGGAGTAAGATTGTACGCCGGCGAGCGTATCGGGCGCGACAGTCGCTTCCATGTTGCTCTCGGCACTTTCGTCGACGACGACCGTATCGAGAGCAACACTTTCGGCAGCCTGGAGCATTGATGTATACGAAAGTGCAGTCAGCACCAAGGATAATGTGATTTTTGTTTGCATATTTTTCCCCTGTTATAAGATAATGCAAGGGGACAGGACCGTCCCTTGCCAGACATAAATGCAGTGACCCTGTTAGAATCATTACGTTATGTTATTGGAAATATAACGATATGGATATTAATTTATTCTTAATTTAAAAGATAAAAATAACGGTAAAAATATCTATTTTATGGACATTATTCAGGTGAAATAGCGCTTTTATCTGATGAATTCAGATAAGCGTAACGATGCGTTTAGTTATTACGTTATATAAAAAAGTATATTATGATATAATTCCGCGATCAAATATTGCATATAGCTGGATGAAGTCTTTTCAAGGGGTACCCATCAGCCCGTATCGAGTAGTTTCAGACGCCTTGCTGCCTGCGGTGTCACAGATCAGCGATGCAACAGCTCCGCAGAGTAAAATTATGCAACCGTAGTAAGGAGAATAATCTATGACCCGTCTTTCCGATCATGAGCTCTGGGCGTATATACGCGAAGATCTGCCCTATTTTGACCTGACGACCCATCTGCTTGAGGTTTCAAGCAAGACGGAATCTCTGAGTATTATCACTCGGGACAAGGTGGTGGCGGCCTGTACAGAGGAGGCGGCGCGTATCGGTGAACTGCTGGGGTGCGAAGTCTACTATTCTGTCGCTTCAGGAACAAAGGTAGAAGA
Encoded proteins:
- the modA gene encoding molybdate ABC transporter substrate-binding protein, which produces MRRLLFLFTLAGTLLYAEQKIKIAAAAGYKKPLQEVIKAYRQEGGSPVKAIFGNVRQISVQAKHTDIALLIGDRNYLSDQSGLAFDGFTSLGSGKLVLAYPKNTALTACSDLAQERVRAIAIAKPSKAIYGIAAETFLQRSGLYETVKERLRIVATVPQVTAYLVANEVDAGLINLTAALANEKKLGGYLVIPQQYYEKIDIVAGTLPECSRSRDCQTFLDYLRGERAREIFKKYGL
- a CDS encoding TOBE domain-containing protein — its product is MKISARNQIEAAVTAVEKGAVNAAVTLKAPMGTELSAIITNQSAEMLGLEAGQYVTGFFKASHVLIAIGGIPNISARNKLKGSVVKITKGAVNSEIDVKLVSGDIIVAIITNEAVTDLSLKEGSEVFAIIKSTDVMIAK
- a CDS encoding TonB-dependent receptor plug domain-containing protein, translating into MRKLYVISLSASALLYGGTTVPLGSVDVATAPITVSSEGIVPSRNTSLPKSASTLEETITRETIEALNPSDIFDVLQYASSVFIQRQGRKAPAWVKVRGNRSLGIIIDGIYIPAAVTSRILATLPVEAIERIRIVRDSATLNLGPLPNGTGGLIGGDDAGYLVIETRLPSISSEGTLLLQGESFDRKHVNAMAGTLGENGYLNFIADYDKSNGDPDWTTGFEKRSLYAKGGLFFGNWTFDAQAFLTDTVQELQRSTTPGVSDAKWSYDPMRIAEGSAKLGYTSSYGVTSLSYAHSYLNSQLQQEKWSDPDYHATEEQRENFDDLRLDHAVSLGDHTLRAGLEGIWWHTPTGEYFYTGWEKKERTAGIFIQDEWQLGAFSLDAGLRVDKTWIDIGYEQIGPKKVRIEDQSYEPVMAVAVGGRWDYTKSSALFIRSRLSTQNAPDVETEDSSSLPASRRYNIEGGWENSSFVFLRPRLSLYFLNVMDAPYVSSQHPDPEDPTELVNVYSDKSWHEYGAELALAGTLSHLSYQLSYSYNANNDELLDNRIPNSTFNGVVSYRQNGYEATLGAYYVDRFETVNKAGTGDAGGYTNVDLSLGYAFRALSVDNKVQLYARNLADDDYESIYGFPSMGRVVGASYRLAF
- a CDS encoding ABC transporter permease subunit → MTIEMGQIIGPLLLSLKTVMVCSTLFLLVGIPAAYYLAKEDLRFKWLFESVITMPLVFPPIALGFFLLILLGRDGVIGAFLGEFDITVIFEFPALVIAGFIAGLPLMVKPLQSAIEHFPKPIVEASFISGKGEMQTLFAVILPSIKRSLIAALLIASARALGEVGITLILGGNIIGETDTISLALYNAVIDGEYDLAWQLSGVLTSIALVLFFFLNILQKKNNY
- a CDS encoding TOBE domain-containing protein; protein product: MENALEGRLWISKADHSFLGQGRIELLRQIGETGSISKAAKAMKMSYKAAWDAVDAMNNLAEAPLVERSTGGKGGGGTRLTPYGREIIETYTVLHEEHQRFLNNLSLRINTQEGHLRLLERMTMRVSARNQLLGSVVKIHKGAVHSEVVLRLKGEDTITAIITNDSIKSLDLQIDTEAYALFKAGSVILSTDLDLAISTRNRFEGTVERIERGSINSEVIVNLKGGNTICSTVTNESLDELQLSEGKPVVALCKASNIILGLQ
- a CDS encoding TOBE domain-containing protein gives rise to the protein MNKISASVTSIESVDSVSIVSFDAAGQPMRMMSLELDGMLAAGDSVTLGVKASSIALAKVLEGEFSISNRLECAVESLTEGQLLCSVKLRFGKALLESVITRESAERLHLQVGDTVTALIKASDVSILETIR
- the modA gene encoding molybdate ABC transporter substrate-binding protein, with the protein product MKKSLLALLFAAATLAAGEINIAVAANVSYAIDELKAEFAKSHPDTKVQVTLGSSGKLTAQIKNGAPYGLFMAANMKYPQALYSDKVAVTEPVVYAQGALAYLSVKKQNFAEGITLLGSDKIGKIAVANPKTAPYGKAAIEAMKNGGVYEKAKEKFVFAESISQTVTYAITAADIGLIAKSSLYSDKMTQYKEGVNWAAVDPKLYTPIKQGIVLLKNSEGNGEYRAFYDFILSAKAKAILKAYGYIVE
- a CDS encoding sulfite exporter TauE/SafE family protein, with the protein product MKRSDRRNRAGFFAAAAVASLAGLIGLGGAEFRLPILKALFRLPSLKAVIFNKATSLVVVFFALFFRMHEISFGMLADHTSIILNLLGGSLIGAWVSAGIAMRISEQTLDAVIMVLLLAMAAVLLLDQTSFMQREELFFETLWARTLAGVTAGFFIGMVAAVLGVAGGELLIPTIVLLYGVDIKLAGSLSLAVSLPTMLVGFFRYSRGAAFEVLSQERGLLISMVVGSIVGAGIGALLLGVVPAGLLTVGLSLLLILSAIKIFRHKTA
- a CDS encoding class I SAM-dependent methyltransferase; the protein is MAMRKTGAPQRFDAIAREVFAPLYPVMAGRILESCGMQEGHCLDLGCGSGWLGRALAQQSRFCVTYLDISEAMLELAENHAQGCGLAERTSTLCSDVHAIGLPDASVDLVISRGSFPFWNTPEKAVAEILRVLRPGGHAFIGGGFGNAEIKKEVFAKMALRDPQWQERIKRHSVPDAAKRLVAGVMALDASEIEITRDERGFMAHFVR